GTTTTCCGCCGCATTTTGTCTTCGTAATCTGTCGCACGGGCGGTGCGGACCACCACGGTCTCAAGTTCTTCGTCGTAATCGACGCGCGTAATATCATCATCGTCCCGCAACATGCCTTGATTGCGCAAAAATCCGATTGCAAGGTAGGCAGGATAGTCGCCAATCGTCATTGCAGTCACGATTTCCTGACTGTTGAGGTAGATCGTCAGCGGGCGTTCTTCGACCACGCTGATCGTCGTTTCCTCGCCTGTCTGGTCGGTTCCGGCAACCGCCCGCGTCAGGCGCGCGGCCTTCGGATCGGGGGCGATCAGATATTCTGTCACATCGGGGTCTTGAGCCATTTGTATCCCCTGAGACTTGGCGTTAGGACTGAGAAATAATCTAGGGATTTCTCATGGCCTTCACCACCGCAAAATCCGCATACCTCAAAGGCCTTGCCGACGGATCGCCGTTTATCCTCGTCATTATCCCTTTCTCACTGCTGTTCGGGCTTGTCGCGGTTGAGGCCGGGCTGAGCGTGTTCGAAACGCTGGCCTTTTCTGTTGTGGTCATCGCAGGCGCGGCCCAGTTTACCGCCCTGCAACTGATGCAAGAAAACGCACCCACAGTCGTTATTCTGGCCTCTGCGCTGGCGGTAAACCTGCGCATGGCCATGTATTCTGCTTCGCTGACGCCCTACATCGGTTCGGCAAAGCTGTGGCAACGGGCATTGATGGCTTACGTCACCGTTGATCAGTCCTACATTGTGTCGATTGCAAAGTTCGAAAAAGAGCCGCAAATGACGGTGCCGCAGCGCGTTGCCTATTTCTTCGGGGCGGTCACTCCGGTGGTTCCTCTTTGGTACGCATTTACGCTGGTGGGGGCTTTGCTTGGTGCGCAGGTACCTGACAGTTGGGCGCTGGATTTTGCCATCCCCATTACCTTTCTGGCGATGATTGCACCAATGTTCCGCACGCTGGCGCATGTGGTGGCCGCGCTGGTGGCGGTGGTTGTCGCGTTGCTGGCCGCCGGTGTGCCCTACTCACTGGGCCTGATCATCGCGGGAATCGCCGGAATGATGGCCGGAGCCCGCACCGAGCTTTGGCTCACTCAGCGGGAAGGAGCAAAGCCATGATCGATACAACGACACTCTGGATCATCATCATTGGGCTGGGGCTCGGCAGCTTTTTCCTGCGTTTCGTCTTCACCGGTCTGGTCGGAGACCGCGCGATGCCGGACTGGTTGCTGCGCCACTTGCGCTACACGGCTGTGGCCGTCTTGCCCGCGCTTGTAGCACCGCAGGTTCTATGGCCCTCAGCAACAGGCGGTGATCCCGATCCTGCACGGATGTCGGCAGCGGTTGTGACTTTGACCGTGGGGTTGCTCACGAAAAACGTGCTTGCCGCCATGCTGGCAGGTGCAGCCACGCTTTACGGAATGCTTTACTTGTTGGCCTGAGCCAGCGCAGCGGCACGCACAGCCGAGATCAGATCACCGCTGTCATCTTCATAAAGCTTGGTGGTGCGGACGCCCGGACGCTGCTCAAGTTGTTCCATAAGTTTGACAGGGAAGAATGTAGTGCTGATCCCGCCCAGTCCGTCGATGCGCGTCAGGATCGAAGACGTCGCATTCGCGCAAAATCCGCCTGACACCTGACCGTTCCCCTGAACCAAACGTAAGGCCTGCTCGGCCTGCGCCGCTGTCACCGGTATTTCCTGAGACACCACATGGAATGTCACGCGAGCATGAGATGATTTGTAAGCCTGCAACCAGCCCGGCGTAATCCCGTAAAGAACGTCGGCGCGTTCGACCACGCGGTCATCGCGGAATGAACCCGCAGGATCAAAAATCACCCGCTGTGATCCATTGACCATCAGCGCGGAGTGTCCCCCCTCGCCTGTGCGGTTATTCACCATGGTGAAAAGTGTCAGGCTGGGTTGCCCACCTGCGCGATAGGCAGAAGCAGCAATTTCCTGCGCAGTGCTGTCACCGCCGGTATTTGCAGCACAGGCCCCTAGCACGCTGAGCGCCGTCAAAATGGCAAAGACCCGTTTCATCGGCGACATTCCTTTTGCGGGCTGAAAGCCCGGTATCAGCTGGCAATCTTTAGCGGATGAAGATCGCCATCAGAACCAGCAACACCAGAATCACGATGACCGTGCGCGTGACAAAGCTGACAAAGCCGTCAAACATCTTCTGCTGTTCTTTATAGTCCATGGTGCCATGTTCGTGATCGGCCATGATATCGTCCTTTTCGATGTCGTTTCGGGGTGATTAGCGCATTTGCTAGAGGCTGTCACGCGGTCAAAGTGTCCAATCGGAAACGATCACGCGGTCTTCTTTTGCTCTTGTTCAAGCTGCTGGACCAGCCGGAAGCCGATGCGCTTGGCCGCTTTGCCTTCGACCGCCTTCGGCAATGCGCGGAACATGACGTTCAGCTGGCTCACGTGCTGGACAAGCTGCGTACGTGATCCTGCGGGATCGGTGCCGTAAAACGTTACGATGTCAGGGTCGAAATACCCCATTCCCTCGATCCGCAGAACACCTGCGTCACCACCGGTAAAGCCCATGGCCACCTCGTGTTCCGCATCCAGTTTCTCTTCGAAGTTCTTGAGGTACAAAATGGTGCGTTCATAGGCCCATTGTGCAGGGCTTTTGCCAGCCATCGGTTTGTCAGACAGCGATTCCGGCAATTCTATCTTGGTAGCTGATTCCTGATCGGGATCGGAATGCGCCTCGTAAATGCGCGGCAAGGCGTCGGCCTCTACCGCTTCGGCGGCGGTCATGATCTTGTCGTCCATCTGCTGTCACCCTTTGCTTTGATAGACCCAGGCGCCATCGGCCTCACGCAATTGGCGCGTGGCAAGCCCGCTTTGGTGAAGGTGGCTCAAATGTGCGACCGCTTCAACCAGAGCCAGCCCATATTCCGCCTCACCTATCTTTCTTT
The Sulfitobacter noctilucicola genome window above contains:
- a CDS encoding DUF6173 family protein — translated: MDDKIMTAAEAVEADALPRIYEAHSDPDQESATKIELPESLSDKPMAGKSPAQWAYERTILYLKNFEEKLDAEHEVAMGFTGGDAGVLRIEGMGYFDPDIVTFYGTDPAGSRTQLVQHVSQLNVMFRALPKAVEGKAAKRIGFRLVQQLEQEQKKTA
- a CDS encoding AzlC family ABC transporter permease, which gives rise to MAFTTAKSAYLKGLADGSPFILVIIPFSLLFGLVAVEAGLSVFETLAFSVVVIAGAAQFTALQLMQENAPTVVILASALAVNLRMAMYSASLTPYIGSAKLWQRALMAYVTVDQSYIVSIAKFEKEPQMTVPQRVAYFFGAVTPVVPLWYAFTLVGALLGAQVPDSWALDFAIPITFLAMIAPMFRTLAHVVAALVAVVVALLAAGVPYSLGLIIAGIAGMMAGARTELWLTQREGAKP
- a CDS encoding aa3-type cytochrome c oxidase subunit IV, coding for MADHEHGTMDYKEQQKMFDGFVSFVTRTVIVILVLLVLMAIFIR
- a CDS encoding AzlD domain-containing protein encodes the protein MIDTTTLWIIIIGLGLGSFFLRFVFTGLVGDRAMPDWLLRHLRYTAVAVLPALVAPQVLWPSATGGDPDPARMSAAVVTLTVGLLTKNVLAAMLAGAATLYGMLYLLA